In Luteitalea sp. TBR-22, one genomic interval encodes:
- a CDS encoding winged helix DNA-binding domain-containing protein → MILPERLRHHFLTGRTRPARPDQVVRWFGAVQAQDFAGALWALAQRLAAPTTEAALLAAFDEGAFIRTHVLRPTWHFVAPEDLRWMLALTAPRVHAANAARYAELGLDARTRAAAERALAKALAGGVSLTRQELAEALGVAGIPPDGQRLPHLLMHAELEGVICSGPRRGKQFTHALVDARVPASPARSRDEALAALMQRYVASHGPVTARDAAWWSGLTIQDVRAGLEAAGDALTRWNEDGITWWVAAGPQAPARSRPRPAGGDDAVHLLPNYDEYVVAYRDRTVLLHPSTPVTSLAQSALLMQPVVHEGVHAGTWRRALPTRRGGPVTVDVQWIERPDEAEASESVAAAERYAAYLGAPLVVEVR, encoded by the coding sequence ATGATCCTGCCGGAACGCTTGCGTCACCACTTCCTGACGGGTCGCACCAGGCCGGCACGCCCCGACCAGGTCGTTCGCTGGTTCGGCGCCGTCCAGGCGCAGGACTTCGCGGGCGCACTCTGGGCGCTGGCCCAGCGCCTCGCCGCGCCGACCACGGAAGCGGCGTTGCTCGCGGCCTTCGACGAGGGCGCCTTCATCCGCACGCACGTGCTGCGTCCGACCTGGCACTTCGTGGCGCCCGAGGACCTGCGGTGGATGCTGGCGCTCACGGCCCCCCGCGTCCACGCGGCCAACGCCGCCCGATACGCCGAACTGGGGCTCGACGCGCGGACGCGCGCGGCCGCGGAACGGGCATTGGCGAAGGCCCTGGCGGGCGGCGTCTCCCTGACGCGGCAGGAGCTCGCCGAGGCCCTCGGGGTCGCCGGCATCCCGCCCGACGGCCAGCGCCTGCCTCACCTGCTGATGCACGCCGAGCTCGAGGGCGTGATCTGCAGCGGGCCGCGCCGCGGCAAGCAGTTCACCCATGCCCTCGTGGATGCGCGGGTGCCCGCCTCCCCCGCGCGCAGCCGCGACGAGGCCCTGGCGGCGTTGATGCAGCGCTACGTGGCCAGTCACGGCCCGGTGACCGCACGCGACGCCGCGTGGTGGTCGGGGCTGACGATACAGGACGTGCGCGCGGGACTGGAGGCCGCAGGCGACGCGTTGACGCGGTGGAACGAGGACGGGATCACGTGGTGGGTGGCGGCGGGTCCACAGGCGCCGGCGCGCAGCCGGCCGCGACCGGCTGGCGGCGACGACGCCGTGCACCTGCTGCCGAACTACGACGAGTACGTGGTCGCGTATCGCGACCGCACGGTGCTGCTGCACCCGTCGACGCCTGTCACGTCGCTGGCGCAGTCGGCGCTGCTGATGCAGCCGGTGGTGCACGAGGGCGTGCACGCGGGCACGTGGCGACGAGCGCTTCCGACACGTCGCGGCGGACCCGTGACCGTCGACGTGCAATGGATCGAGCGCCCTGACGAGGCGGAGGCGAGCGAGAGCGTGGCGGCAGCGGAGCGCTACGCCGCGTACCTCGGCGCTCCGCTGGTGGTCGAGGTGCGGTGA
- a CDS encoding sugar phosphate isomerase/epimerase, with the protein MAQPRRTFLEYAAMLPLAGRSSLLAVPAAATAPPIRRVGGARLKPAVNAYSFLELLNANARDPRQGLDLFGVCDFCAELGSDAVDLTGYFFPGYPASPADDYLRRLKRHTFDCGLAISGTGVRNDFTAADPGVRAEGVARIRTWIEVAARLGAPTVRAFADAQPPFRTWQQASGDASRDTVERWMADALRECAEHGRRFGVIVAVQNHGDFISTGPQHLSLLDRVDHEWCAALVDTGKYLTDDPYADIALVAPYAVNWQVKETLDSSTASPRLDVPRLVGIIRRAGYRGYVPIETLSMRRKDYDPRAEVTRLFGELRDAIATPR; encoded by the coding sequence ATGGCACAGCCGCGCAGGACCTTTCTCGAGTACGCCGCCATGCTGCCGCTCGCGGGCCGGTCGAGCCTGCTTGCCGTCCCGGCGGCGGCCACTGCGCCACCGATCAGGCGGGTGGGTGGCGCGCGCCTCAAGCCGGCCGTCAATGCCTACTCGTTCCTCGAGCTGCTCAACGCCAACGCCAGGGATCCGCGCCAGGGCCTCGACCTGTTCGGCGTGTGCGACTTCTGCGCCGAGCTGGGCAGTGACGCGGTCGACCTGACGGGCTACTTCTTCCCCGGCTATCCGGCCTCGCCCGCCGACGACTATCTGCGGCGGCTCAAGCGCCACACGTTCGACTGCGGCCTGGCGATCAGCGGCACGGGCGTGCGCAACGACTTCACGGCGGCCGACCCGGGCGTGCGCGCCGAAGGCGTGGCGCGCATCAGGACGTGGATCGAGGTGGCGGCAAGGCTCGGGGCTCCGACCGTGCGCGCGTTCGCCGACGCGCAGCCGCCCTTCCGCACCTGGCAGCAGGCGTCGGGCGACGCGAGCCGGGACACCGTCGAGCGCTGGATGGCCGACGCGCTGCGCGAATGCGCCGAGCACGGCCGGCGGTTCGGGGTGATCGTCGCCGTGCAGAACCACGGCGACTTCATCAGCACGGGCCCGCAGCACCTGTCCCTGCTCGACCGCGTCGACCACGAGTGGTGCGCCGCCCTGGTCGACACCGGCAAGTACCTCACCGACGACCCGTACGCCGACATCGCCCTGGTGGCGCCGTACGCCGTGAACTGGCAGGTGAAGGAGACGCTGGACAGTAGCACGGCGTCGCCGCGGCTCGATGTGCCGCGCCTGGTCGGCATCATCAGGCGTGCCGGCTACCGGGGGTACGTGCCGATCGAGACGCTGTCGATGCGGCGGAAGGACTACGACCCGCGCGCTGAGGTCACGCGGCTGTTCGGCGAGCTCCGCGACGCGATCGCCACGCCGCGCTGA
- a CDS encoding M20/M25/M40 family metallo-hydrolase, with amino-acid sequence MLRLSSPRHARRALVGATLIAGLLAAPAAAQTRDQADLDALTRIKQEGTSNSKVMETLSYLTDVNGPRLTNSPLMYQASEWAQQQLKAWGLANVHTEKWGPFGRGWVNEHTSVRMDAPQPFVMLAYPKAWTPGTDGEVSGEAVAVTIDKEEDFARYKGTLKGKFVLVSPLRDIAAYFESPTRRYTQSGLDELSQEQFGARPRFPAGMNFGAPAALRKKRMAFYKEEGVLAVVEMSSGMRGDNGTVIAQGPAPGEGDRTVDGQAPLPQVVLAAEHYGRLMRVLDKKLPVKLTMNVRNRFVDTTLDSHNIIAELPGTDKADEIVMIGAHFDSWHTGTGATDNAVSSAVMMEAMRILQASGLKPRRTIRMALWTGEEQGLLGSRAYVKEHFADPTDMKPKPEHGKLSVYLNMDNGGGAFRGVYLQGNEAAAPVFEAWMKPFHNLGLQSLTIRNTSGTDHLAFDSVGLPGFQFIQDPLEYSSRTHHTNLDLYERAVPADLMQNAIVVASFAYQAANRDALFPRKPMPKARPAGQGTPGMPPAGTPGTAAARPVTQR; translated from the coding sequence ATGCTTCGACTGTCCTCCCCTCGCCACGCGCGCCGCGCCCTCGTCGGCGCGACCCTGATCGCCGGACTGCTCGCCGCCCCCGCGGCCGCGCAGACGCGCGACCAGGCCGACCTCGACGCGCTCACCCGCATCAAGCAGGAGGGCACCAGCAACTCCAAGGTGATGGAGACGCTGAGCTACCTGACCGACGTCAACGGTCCGCGGCTGACCAATTCGCCCCTGATGTACCAGGCGTCCGAGTGGGCGCAGCAGCAGCTCAAGGCCTGGGGCCTGGCCAATGTCCACACCGAGAAGTGGGGTCCGTTCGGGCGCGGCTGGGTGAACGAGCACACGTCGGTGCGCATGGACGCGCCGCAGCCGTTCGTGATGCTCGCCTACCCGAAGGCCTGGACGCCCGGCACCGATGGCGAGGTCAGCGGCGAGGCCGTGGCCGTGACGATCGACAAGGAGGAGGACTTCGCCAGGTACAAGGGCACGTTGAAGGGCAAGTTCGTGCTCGTGTCGCCGCTGCGCGACATCGCCGCGTACTTCGAGTCGCCGACCCGTCGATACACCCAGAGCGGGCTCGACGAACTCTCGCAGGAGCAGTTCGGGGCGCGCCCGCGGTTCCCGGCCGGCATGAACTTCGGCGCCCCGGCGGCGCTGCGCAAGAAGCGGATGGCCTTCTACAAGGAAGAGGGCGTGCTCGCGGTGGTGGAGATGTCGTCGGGCATGCGCGGCGACAACGGCACGGTGATCGCGCAGGGCCCGGCGCCCGGCGAAGGTGACCGCACCGTGGACGGCCAGGCGCCGCTGCCGCAGGTGGTGCTCGCGGCCGAGCACTACGGCCGGCTGATGCGCGTGCTCGACAAGAAGCTGCCGGTGAAGCTCACGATGAACGTCCGCAACCGCTTCGTGGACACGACGCTCGACAGCCACAACATCATCGCGGAGCTGCCCGGCACCGACAAGGCCGACGAGATCGTGATGATCGGCGCGCACTTCGACTCGTGGCACACGGGCACGGGCGCGACCGACAACGCGGTGAGCTCCGCGGTGATGATGGAGGCGATGCGCATCCTGCAGGCCTCCGGCCTCAAGCCGCGTCGCACCATCCGCATGGCGCTGTGGACCGGCGAGGAGCAGGGCCTGCTCGGATCGCGCGCCTACGTGAAGGAGCACTTCGCCGACCCGACCGACATGAAGCCGAAGCCGGAGCACGGCAAGCTGTCGGTGTACCTGAACATGGACAACGGCGGCGGCGCCTTCCGCGGCGTGTACCTGCAGGGCAACGAGGCGGCGGCACCCGTGTTCGAGGCGTGGATGAAGCCGTTCCACAACCTCGGACTCCAGTCGCTCACCATCCGCAACACGAGCGGCACCGATCACCTCGCATTCGACTCGGTGGGGCTGCCCGGCTTCCAGTTCATCCAGGATCCGCTCGAGTACTCGAGCCGGACGCACCACACGAACCTCGACCTCTACGAGCGTGCCGTGCCGGCCGACCTGATGCAGAACGCGATCGTCGTCGCGTCGTTCGCCTACCAGGCCGCCAACCGCGACGCGCTCTTCCCCCGCAAGCCGATGCCGAAGGCGCGCCCGGCCGGGCAGGGCACGCCTGGCATGCCGCCGGCAGGGACGCCGGGGACCGCGGCGGCGCGGCCAGTGACGCAGCGATAG
- a CDS encoding M23 family metallopeptidase, with product MTTRSFSFALTVAVLTAGCSQQPAPQASATALAAVQVHEQATRLIEARVPRNATLASLLRAHQVSDDIVNHFVETAKKRFDLRRLRADRPYRLQVGLDGAIREFTYQIDADKFLKVVGGDEKAAPDALPEYDVQVVPYEKHKALMSIRGEISRETPSLIGAVNAAGESIGLALEFAKIFEGEVDFGNELQPGDSFEILFEKVVREGEFGGYGDILAARFTTGGRSFEAFRYEIPGQKADYYDRDGRSMRRFFLKTPLKFEPRVTSGFSFRRVHPVLKTARAHRGVDYGAPSGAPVLSVASGTVVRAGWTGGGGNSVYIKHDNGYETRYLHFSRIAPGLRAGMRVSQGELIGYVGSTGLSTGPHLHYELLKGGVHVNPLDEHRKLPPGQPIPAGALAAYIAHRDRQAYRFAGSPDRPLGRLAQAVVPTSKPAAATGN from the coding sequence ATGACGACCCGCTCCTTCTCCTTCGCCTTGACGGTCGCCGTGCTCACGGCCGGCTGTTCGCAGCAACCGGCGCCCCAGGCGTCGGCCACGGCGCTGGCGGCGGTGCAGGTGCATGAGCAGGCCACCCGGCTGATCGAGGCCCGCGTGCCCCGGAACGCCACGCTGGCCAGCCTGCTGCGCGCCCACCAGGTCAGCGACGACATCGTCAACCACTTCGTCGAGACCGCGAAGAAGCGGTTCGACCTCCGCCGTCTCCGCGCCGACCGGCCGTATCGCCTGCAGGTCGGGCTCGACGGCGCGATTCGCGAGTTCACCTACCAGATCGACGCCGACAAGTTCCTGAAGGTGGTCGGCGGCGACGAGAAGGCCGCGCCCGACGCCCTGCCCGAGTACGACGTGCAGGTGGTGCCCTACGAGAAGCACAAGGCACTGATGTCGATTCGTGGCGAGATCTCGAGGGAGACCCCGTCGCTCATCGGGGCGGTGAACGCCGCCGGCGAGAGCATCGGCCTGGCGCTCGAGTTCGCCAAGATCTTCGAGGGCGAGGTCGACTTCGGCAACGAACTGCAGCCGGGCGACTCGTTCGAGATCCTGTTCGAGAAGGTCGTCCGCGAGGGCGAGTTCGGCGGCTACGGCGACATCCTCGCCGCCCGGTTCACGACCGGCGGCCGCAGCTTCGAGGCCTTCCGGTACGAGATCCCCGGCCAGAAGGCCGACTACTACGACCGCGACGGCCGGTCGATGCGCCGCTTCTTCCTCAAGACGCCGCTGAAGTTCGAGCCGCGCGTGACGTCGGGCTTCTCGTTCCGTCGCGTGCACCCGGTCCTCAAGACCGCCCGGGCCCACCGCGGCGTGGATTACGGCGCCCCGAGCGGCGCCCCGGTGCTCTCGGTGGCCAGCGGCACGGTCGTCCGGGCCGGCTGGACGGGCGGCGGTGGCAACTCGGTCTACATCAAGCACGACAACGGCTACGAGACGCGCTACCTGCACTTCTCGCGCATCGCGCCGGGCCTGCGGGCCGGCATGCGGGTGTCGCAGGGCGAGCTCATCGGCTACGTCGGATCGACGGGCCTGTCGACCGGTCCGCACCTCCACTACGAGCTCCTCAAGGGCGGCGTGCACGTCAACCCGCTCGACGAGCATCGCAAGCTGCCCCCGGGACAGCCGATCCCGGCCGGCGCCCTTGCGGCCTACATCGCGCACCGCGACCGTCAGGCCTACCGCTTCGCCGGCTCGCCGGACCGCCCCCTGGGCCGTCTCGCCCAGGCCGTCGTCCCGACGAGCAAGCCGGCCGCCGCCACCGGCAACTGA
- a CDS encoding DUF1015 domain-containing protein, with protein sequence MALVRPFRALRPRPDLAAEIAAVPYDVVSTEEARALAAGKPNSFLHVSRAEIDLPSTVSPYADEVYTRAWETFEAFRSSALVQDARPTLYVYRLRMGDHEQTGLAGAFSVDEYRRDVILKHERTRKDKEDDRTRHITELRAQTGPVLLTYRGTDASTAAIAAVTAGTPLYDFTADDGIAHTVWAATPEQAQALVAAFADVPRLYIADGHHRAASAARAQEALGAEPDEEGSFFLAVAFPDSQMRILPYHRVVKDLNGHTVEALLTVLSQQFPMSAGTPSPSRKGECGVFVRGKWYTLTLGDQSTDPADPIRTLDVSRLQDRLLAPILGIADPRTDTRIDFVGGIRGTGELEKLVNARKAAIAFSMYPVTLDELMAIADAGAIMPPKSTWFEPKLRDGLLSHEI encoded by the coding sequence GTGGCCCTCGTTCGACCGTTCCGCGCCCTCCGCCCCCGCCCTGACCTCGCCGCCGAGATCGCAGCCGTCCCCTACGACGTCGTCAGCACCGAGGAGGCGCGCGCCCTCGCGGCCGGAAAGCCGAACAGCTTCCTGCACGTCTCCCGGGCCGAAATCGACCTGCCGTCGACCGTCTCTCCCTACGCCGATGAGGTGTACACCCGCGCCTGGGAGACGTTCGAGGCGTTTCGCTCCAGTGCCCTGGTCCAGGACGCCAGGCCGACCCTGTACGTCTACCGCCTGCGCATGGGCGACCACGAGCAGACCGGCCTGGCCGGCGCCTTCTCGGTGGACGAGTACCGCCGCGACGTCATCCTGAAGCACGAGCGGACCCGCAAGGACAAGGAAGACGACCGCACCCGGCACATCACGGAGTTGCGTGCGCAGACCGGCCCGGTGCTGCTCACCTATCGCGGCACGGATGCCTCGACGGCTGCCATCGCCGCCGTGACCGCCGGCACGCCGCTCTACGACTTCACGGCAGACGACGGCATCGCGCACACGGTATGGGCGGCCACGCCGGAGCAGGCGCAGGCGCTCGTGGCGGCGTTCGCCGATGTGCCGCGCCTGTACATCGCCGACGGGCACCACCGGGCTGCCAGCGCCGCACGCGCGCAGGAGGCGCTCGGCGCCGAGCCGGACGAGGAGGGCAGCTTCTTCCTCGCGGTGGCGTTCCCCGACAGCCAGATGCGCATCCTGCCGTACCACCGCGTGGTGAAGGATCTCAACGGCCACACGGTGGAGGCGTTGCTGACGGTGCTGTCGCAGCAGTTCCCGATGTCGGCAGGTACGCCGTCGCCGTCCCGCAAGGGCGAGTGCGGCGTGTTCGTCCGTGGCAAGTGGTACACGCTCACGCTCGGCGACCAGTCCACCGACCCTGCCGATCCGATCCGGACGCTCGACGTGTCGCGCCTGCAGGACCGCCTCCTCGCGCCCATCCTCGGCATCGCCGATCCGCGCACCGACACGCGCATCGATTTCGTCGGCGGCATCCGTGGGACGGGTGAACTCGAGAAGCTCGTGAACGCCAGGAAGGCGGCGATCGCCTTCTCGATGTACCCGGTGACGCTCGACGAACTGATGGCCATCGCCGACGCGGGCGCCATCATGCCGCCCAAGTCGACGTGGTTCGAGCCGAAGCTCCGCGACGGGCTGCTGAGCCACGAGATCTAG
- the serC gene encoding 3-phosphoserine/phosphohydroxythreonine transaminase, translating into MTLTATHRVFNFSSGPAVLPEPVLLEAQRDLFEFPGAGMSVMEMSHRSRPFDRILEEAESTLREVAAIPDSHAVLFLQGGASLQFSMLPMNLLPPGGSADYVITGVWGQKAIAEARKLGAVRVAASTEAGGFRRVPRQDELDLDPSAAFVHLTTNNTIYGSQWPAMPDVGDVPLVVDASSDIFSRPIDVARYGVVYAGAQKNLGPSGVTLVVIRKDLLARSSSSLPTMLNYAVHAEHGSRYNTPNTFGIYILGLVARWMRAEGGLEALGARNARKAAAVYAEIDRTGFYRGHADADSRSLMNITFRLRDESLEDAFAQAATREGLDGLKGHRSVGGLRASMYNAFPESGVEALVQFMREFERIHG; encoded by the coding sequence ATGACCCTCACCGCCACGCATCGCGTATTCAACTTCTCCTCCGGGCCCGCCGTGCTCCCCGAGCCGGTGCTCCTCGAGGCGCAGCGCGACCTGTTCGAGTTCCCGGGCGCCGGCATGTCGGTGATGGAGATGAGTCACCGGTCGAGGCCCTTCGACCGGATTCTCGAGGAGGCCGAATCCACGTTGCGCGAGGTGGCAGCCATCCCCGACTCGCACGCCGTGCTGTTCCTGCAGGGCGGCGCGAGCCTGCAGTTCTCGATGCTGCCGATGAACCTGCTGCCCCCGGGCGGGAGCGCCGACTACGTGATCACGGGGGTGTGGGGGCAGAAAGCGATCGCCGAGGCCCGCAAGCTCGGTGCGGTGCGTGTGGCCGCCTCCACCGAGGCCGGCGGCTTCCGGCGCGTGCCGCGCCAGGACGAGCTCGACCTGGACCCGTCGGCGGCCTTCGTGCACCTCACCACGAACAACACGATCTACGGCAGCCAGTGGCCGGCGATGCCCGACGTCGGCGACGTGCCGCTCGTCGTGGACGCGTCGTCGGACATCTTCAGCCGCCCGATCGACGTCGCCCGCTACGGCGTCGTCTACGCGGGGGCGCAGAAGAATCTCGGCCCCTCCGGCGTCACGCTGGTCGTCATCAGGAAGGACCTCCTCGCGCGTTCCTCCTCGTCGCTGCCGACGATGCTGAACTACGCGGTGCACGCGGAGCACGGGTCCAGGTACAACACGCCGAACACGTTCGGCATCTACATCCTCGGCCTGGTGGCCAGGTGGATGCGTGCCGAGGGCGGCCTCGAGGCGCTGGGCGCGCGCAACGCGCGCAAGGCGGCCGCGGTGTACGCCGAGATCGACCGCACCGGCTTCTACCGCGGTCACGCCGATGCCGACTCGCGGTCGTTGATGAACATCACCTTCCGGTTGCGGGACGAGTCGCTCGAGGACGCTTTCGCGCAGGCCGCGACGCGCGAGGGACTCGACGGACTGAAGGGGCATCGCTCGGTCGGCGGTCTCCGCGCCTCGATGTACAACGCGTTCCCCGAGTCGGGCGTCGAGGCGCTCGTGCAGTTCATGCGCGAGTTCGAGCGTATTCACGGATAG
- a CDS encoding TonB-dependent receptor: MLPQRFRATLTLLVLLACALRADAQPPAADLRVRVMDALGDPIAGASAVVDADDRGRGKAVITGADGVAIVPVPELALPLVLRVSAPGFGEHVEALQPGSAAFDVTLEPAARTEQVTVTAGRRAVRGADLPADATVLSRRDLEVAAAGTIDDVLRLTPGFSLFRRSPSRTANPTTQGVTLRGLSASGASRTLVLADGVPLNDPFGGWVSWDRVPQVAIDRVEVVRGGASDLYGADAAGGVIQVLSVEPSSPVMRALVEGGTQESGRVSALAGTRRGPWTGMLAGEFNTTEGAIPIAPEIRGPIDTPAGVESSVLSATVGGAITRLWRASLRGHVYDEDRTNGTPLQDNDTNQRQASFDIAGAGPWGDLRLRAFALGQGYDQAFSAVNATRTAETLSSRQRVASTMGGGSAEFVRALGRVVLLAGGDFRRVDGDMIERRPVGAPTVADGRQDMLGGFAQATWAAWSRVVVVGGVRADSIDVETTPGGQRDIDAFSPKGSVAWTLGSAFTLRGSAYKAFRAPTLNERLRSFRAGNTLTQNNPALDRERATGGDVSLAWEPRRVSLRATLFAARLEDAITNVTVTTTPTLITRERRNAGTIGARGLEVEGRVQLLPSLSVAGTLAWTRSRFDESDEPGLEGNRVPQVPTAQGGFDVRWQPLAASMIVTQMRWTGTQYDDDRNLFELGRSFVTDLMGEHRFAEALRAFVAIENLFDADYDTGRTPLRTVGPPRRIRGGVRVAF, translated from the coding sequence GTGCTCCCCCAGAGATTCCGCGCCACCCTCACGCTCCTCGTCCTGCTCGCTTGCGCGCTCCGCGCCGATGCCCAGCCGCCGGCCGCCGATCTGCGCGTGCGGGTGATGGACGCGCTCGGCGATCCCATCGCCGGCGCGAGTGCGGTGGTCGACGCCGACGACCGCGGACGCGGCAAGGCCGTCATCACCGGCGCCGACGGCGTCGCCATCGTCCCCGTGCCCGAGCTCGCGCTGCCGCTCGTGCTGCGCGTGTCGGCCCCCGGGTTCGGCGAGCACGTCGAGGCGCTGCAGCCGGGCTCGGCGGCCTTCGACGTCACGCTCGAGCCGGCCGCGCGGACCGAGCAGGTCACCGTGACCGCTGGCCGCCGGGCAGTGCGCGGCGCCGACCTGCCTGCCGACGCCACGGTGCTGTCGCGTCGCGACCTGGAGGTGGCGGCCGCCGGGACCATCGACGACGTGCTGCGGCTCACGCCGGGCTTTTCGCTGTTCCGCCGCTCGCCGTCGCGCACGGCCAACCCGACCACCCAGGGGGTGACGCTGCGCGGGCTGTCGGCCTCCGGCGCCAGCCGCACGCTGGTGCTCGCCGACGGCGTGCCGCTCAACGATCCCTTCGGCGGCTGGGTGAGCTGGGATCGCGTCCCGCAGGTGGCCATCGACCGCGTCGAGGTGGTCCGCGGTGGCGCGAGCGACCTCTACGGCGCCGACGCCGCCGGTGGCGTCATCCAGGTGCTGTCGGTGGAACCCTCATCGCCGGTGATGCGCGCGCTCGTCGAGGGCGGTACGCAGGAGTCCGGCCGCGTGTCGGCGCTCGCGGGCACGCGCCGAGGCCCATGGACCGGCATGCTGGCCGGCGAGTTCAACACCACCGAAGGCGCGATTCCGATCGCCCCCGAGATTCGCGGGCCGATCGACACACCGGCCGGCGTGGAGTCGTCGGTGCTGTCGGCGACGGTCGGTGGCGCGATCACGCGGCTCTGGCGCGCCTCGCTGCGCGGGCACGTCTACGACGAGGACCGCACCAACGGCACGCCGCTGCAGGACAACGACACCAACCAGCGCCAGGCCAGCTTCGACATCGCCGGCGCCGGCCCGTGGGGCGACCTGCGACTCCGCGCCTTCGCGCTGGGCCAGGGCTACGATCAGGCGTTCTCTGCCGTCAACGCGACGCGCACGGCCGAGACGCTCAGCTCGCGCCAGCGCGTCGCCTCGACGATGGGCGGCGGGTCGGCGGAGTTCGTGCGGGCGCTCGGACGCGTGGTGCTGCTGGCCGGTGGTGATTTCCGTCGCGTCGACGGCGACATGATCGAGAGGCGCCCGGTCGGCGCGCCGACGGTCGCCGATGGCCGCCAGGACATGCTCGGCGGCTTCGCGCAGGCGACGTGGGCGGCCTGGTCTCGGGTGGTGGTGGTCGGCGGCGTGCGCGCCGACAGCATCGACGTCGAGACGACCCCTGGCGGGCAGCGCGACATCGACGCGTTCTCCCCCAAGGGCTCGGTGGCCTGGACGCTCGGCAGCGCGTTCACGCTGCGCGGCAGCGCCTACAAGGCCTTCCGCGCGCCGACGCTCAACGAGCGCCTGCGCTCGTTCCGCGCCGGCAACACGCTGACGCAGAACAACCCCGCGCTCGATCGCGAGCGTGCCACCGGCGGCGACGTCTCGCTGGCCTGGGAGCCGCGTCGCGTGTCGCTGCGCGCCACGCTGTTCGCGGCGCGCCTCGAGGATGCGATCACCAACGTCACGGTGACCACGACGCCGACGCTCATCACCCGCGAACGCCGCAACGCCGGCACGATCGGCGCGCGCGGGCTCGAGGTCGAGGGACGCGTGCAGCTGCTGCCGTCGCTCTCGGTGGCCGGCACGCTGGCGTGGACCCGGTCACGTTTCGACGAGTCCGACGAACCCGGCCTCGAGGGCAACCGGGTGCCGCAGGTGCCGACCGCGCAGGGCGGGTTCGACGTCCGCTGGCAGCCGTTGGCCGCCTCGATGATCGTCACGCAGATGCGCTGGACCGGCACGCAGTACGACGATGACCGGAATCTGTTCGAGTTGGGCCGTTCCTTCGTGACCGACCTGATGGGCGAGCACCGCTTCGCCGAGGCGCTCCGGGCGTTCGTCGCGATCGAGAACCTCTTCGACGCCGACTACGACACGGGCCGCACGCCGCTGCGCACGGTGGGACCGCCGCGGCGGATCCGCGGCGGCGTGCGGGTGGCCTTCTGA